The Glandiceps talaboti chromosome 9, keGlaTala1.1, whole genome shotgun sequence genome window below encodes:
- the LOC144440401 gene encoding uncharacterized protein LOC144440401: MCGRLVLILLASFVFGIVIAEKNHTIAVDVGASVNLPCLVQAKDVPIVTVRWGRKDDSFIAQKFHSGSEKYVEDNKYLIDDALTMLTIFNVTPSDEGVYKCAVELNTTKDSIEQHTTSLTVLKNAGDAHSEASDGSLGELYGIPIYIIIIVLVAVVVIVCMVCCVCCYCARKKKKSQKTTAREEYRIV, translated from the exons ATGTGTGGACGACTCGTACTGATTCTGTTGGCTTCATTTG TATTTGGCATTGTTATCGCTGAAAAGAATCACACTATTGCTGTTGATGTTGGCGCATCGGTCAATCTACCATGTCTTGTCCAAGCAAAAGATGTACCAATAGTGACGGTGAGATGGGGACGAAAAGATGATTCGTTCATCGCTCAGAAATTTCATTCTGGGAGTGAAAAATACGTCGAGGACAATAAATACTTGATAGATGATGCACTGACGATGCTGACCATCTTCAATGTTACACCGTCGGACGAAGGAGTGTATAAATGTGCAGTGGAGCTGAATACGACTAAAGACAGTATTGAACAGCACACCACTTCATTGACAGTTCTGAAAA atGCTGGTGATGCACACAGTGAAGCTAGTGACG GTTCACTGGGAGAACTGTATGGGATACCGAtctacatcatcatcatagtaCTCGTGGCAGTAGTTGTCATCGTGTGTATGgtttgttgtgtgtgttgttacTGTGCTCGTAAAAAG AAGAAGTCTCAGAAAACTACTGCAAGGGAAGAATACAGAATTGTCTGA
- the LOC144440138 gene encoding uncharacterized protein LOC144440138 isoform X2, with protein MALTHLYYLPVITLFLCIVPYRCSYYYCPQLPSLHHDGNEAVIAQPYHYVYIPTGNAFYLNSSFPTGTQHGTLCVNQIIEGVNEVIKCTRYIPSLGQSNLDDNFRLSERNGYYMLFVKSLKPYQNKVKYIWWMYGTNDVVTHTTVESIDTDSKPWQITAENDVTVSVYGRLFHTKATEITLMNATSNTPLTSAWLTDGDAYRCHLWKDELEGDIALAANNDYFLIVFNMSCVVSGRYVLITTLEKDEAEKIDINVIVQGKQSANVVILEHPSNYGDTALIQCNVSSEIHGEPRWTLNQKRLQINGKSYLYPGPGKTLRFDSFHLEYQGSYSCIIEEDCYIIESQPITLAVTSAVDPSQLTSPHPLNNNTAGTHSGKEDTNVLIGVLVSVIAGVLGILAIIAIYRCLKDGGNVKLCRRDYQRQQQEEPQVGGNVDEEEEMNDVENVRFSHPIQEQSFVVYRKPSVVKVAVEADSYTSPNSDNGPKEGVVEEDAIASPLQDSDTQVQGNSKLKVRKTSVDRRKFLEEGYQNIQSPEVALVNVNVNVKVDGKGNNNEKQPTKEESQDSVDGPNKSLIDPFLNFLLELSDDIRDGELNKLKHVLQMSVPKGIAEAITEPYALFNKMVELGVLKQTDTKVLEEALTKIGRKDLADRLSTWK; from the exons ATGGCTCTGACACATTTATACTATTTACCAGTGATAACCCTATTCCTTTGTATCGTACCATACCGTTGTAGCTATTATTACTGCCCTCAACTACCAA GTCTCCATCACGATGGCAACGAAGCAGTAATAGCACAGCCCTATCACTATGTGTATATACCAACTGGTAATGCATTTTATTTGAATAGCAGCTTTCCTACAGGGACTCAACATGGTACTCTTTGTGTCAATCAAATTATTGAAG GTGTTAATGAAGTTATCAAATGTACAAGATACATACCCTCCTTAGGGCAAAGCAATCTTGATGATAATTTTCGCCTTAGTGAACGGAATGGTTACTACATGTTGTTTGTTAAAAGTCTAAAGCCATaccaaaataaagtgaaatacaTTTGGTGGATGTATGGAACAAATGATGTCGTTACACACACAACTGTAGAAAGTATTG ACACAGATTCCAAGCCCTGGCAAATCACTGCTGAAAATGACGTCACCGTATCAGTCTATGGTCGTCTCTTCCATACCAAGGCTACAGAAATAACTCTGATGAACGCCACTTCTAATACGCCACTGACGAGTGCTTGGCTGACCGATGGAGACGCCTATCGTTGTCACCTCTGGAAAGACGAACTGGAGGGAGATATTGCCTTAGCTGCTAATAACGATTACTTCTTGATAGTATTTAATATGTCCTGTGTAGTTTCTGGTCGCTATGTTCTTATAACAACTTTAGAGAAAGATGAAGCTGAGAAGATAGACATTAATGTCATCGTACAAG GTAAACAATCGGCAAACGTGGTAATTTTGGAACATCCAAGTAACTATGGTGATACTGCTCTCATACAGTGCAATGTCTCATCGGAAATTCACGGAGAGCCAAGGTGGACTTTAAATCAAAAACGTCTTCAG ATCAATGGAAAGAGTTATCTCTACCCAGGACCGGGTAAGACACTGCGATTTGATAGTTTCCATCTAGAGTACCAGGGTAGCTATTCCTGTATCATTGAAGAGGATTGCTACATCATAGAGAGTCAACCAATAACACTGGCAG ttacATCAGCTGTAGATCCATCACAACTTACATCACCACATCCATTGAACAACAATACAGCAGGGACTCACAGTGGAAAAGAAGACACTAATGTATTGATAGGAGTTCTAGTGTCTGTCATTGCCGGTGTTTTAGGCATTTTAGCAATTATTGCAATTTATAGGTGTTTGAAAGACGGAGGCAATGTTAAGCTGTGCAGAAGAGACTACCAAAGACAACAACAGGAAGAACCTCAGGTTGGAGGAAACGTAGATGAAGAAGAAGAGATGAACGATGTAGAAAATGTCCGCTTTTCTCATCCC ATACAAGAACAATCATTCGTTGTATACCGAAAGCCGAGTGTAGTTAAAGTGGCCGTGGAAGCTGACTCTTATACA TCTCCTAATTCAGACAATGGACCAAAGGAAGGAGTGGTTGAAGAAGACGCAATTGCAAGTCCTCTACAAGACAGTGACACTCAA GTACAGGGGAATTCAAAGTTGAAAGTTCGTAAAACTAGTGTTGACAGGAGAAAATTTCTGGAGGAGGGCTATCAAAAC ATACAGTCGCCAGAGGTCGCTTTAGTTAACGTTAATGTCAACGTCAAAGTGGATGGAAAAGGAAATAACAATGAAAAACAGCCAACTAAGGAGG AGTCCCAAGACAGTGTTGATGGTCCAAACAAGTCCTTGATAGATCCATTCCTCAACTTTCTTCTGGAGCTATCGGATGACATAAGGGATG GCGAATTAAATAAACTGAAGCACGTTTTACAAATGTCAGTACCAAAGGGGATCGCTGAAGCTATAACGGAGCCTTACGCCTTGTTCAATAAGATGGTGGAATTGGGTGTTCTAAAACAGACAGATACTAAAGTTCTTGAAGAAGCACTAACTAAAATTGGGAGAAAGGATCTTGCTGACAGGCTCTCGACATGGAAGTAA
- the LOC144440138 gene encoding uncharacterized protein LOC144440138 isoform X1, with amino-acid sequence MALTHLYYLPVITLFLCIVPYRCSYYYCPQLPSLHHDGNEAVIAQPYHYVYIPTGNAFYLNSSFPTGTQHGTLCVNQIIEGVNEVIKCTRYIPSLGQSNLDDNFRLSERNGYYMLFVKSLKPYQNKVKYIWWMYGTNDVVTHTTVESIDTDSKPWQITAENDVTVSVYGRLFHTKATEITLMNATSNTPLTSAWLTDGDAYRCHLWKDELEGDIALAANNDYFLIVFNMSCVVSGRYVLITTLEKDEAEKIDINVIVQGKQSANVVILEHPSNYGDTALIQCNVSSEIHGEPRWTLNQKRLQINGKSYLYPGPGKTLRFDSFHLEYQGSYSCIIEEDCYIIESQPITLAVTSAVDPSQLTSPHPLNNNTAGTHSGKEDTNVLIGVLVSVIAGVLGILAIIAIYRCLKDGGNVKLCRRDYQRQQQEEPQVGGNVDEEEEMNDVENVRFSHPIQEQSFVVYRKPSVVKVAVEADSYTSPNSDNGPKEGVVEEDAIASPLQDSDTQVQGNSKLKVRKTSVDRRKFLEEGYQNIQSPEVALVNVNVNVKVDGKGNNNEKQPTKEEGKQTESQDSVDGPNKSLIDPFLNFLLELSDDIRDGELNKLKHVLQMSVPKGIAEAITEPYALFNKMVELGVLKQTDTKVLEEALTKIGRKDLADRLSTWK; translated from the exons ATGGCTCTGACACATTTATACTATTTACCAGTGATAACCCTATTCCTTTGTATCGTACCATACCGTTGTAGCTATTATTACTGCCCTCAACTACCAA GTCTCCATCACGATGGCAACGAAGCAGTAATAGCACAGCCCTATCACTATGTGTATATACCAACTGGTAATGCATTTTATTTGAATAGCAGCTTTCCTACAGGGACTCAACATGGTACTCTTTGTGTCAATCAAATTATTGAAG GTGTTAATGAAGTTATCAAATGTACAAGATACATACCCTCCTTAGGGCAAAGCAATCTTGATGATAATTTTCGCCTTAGTGAACGGAATGGTTACTACATGTTGTTTGTTAAAAGTCTAAAGCCATaccaaaataaagtgaaatacaTTTGGTGGATGTATGGAACAAATGATGTCGTTACACACACAACTGTAGAAAGTATTG ACACAGATTCCAAGCCCTGGCAAATCACTGCTGAAAATGACGTCACCGTATCAGTCTATGGTCGTCTCTTCCATACCAAGGCTACAGAAATAACTCTGATGAACGCCACTTCTAATACGCCACTGACGAGTGCTTGGCTGACCGATGGAGACGCCTATCGTTGTCACCTCTGGAAAGACGAACTGGAGGGAGATATTGCCTTAGCTGCTAATAACGATTACTTCTTGATAGTATTTAATATGTCCTGTGTAGTTTCTGGTCGCTATGTTCTTATAACAACTTTAGAGAAAGATGAAGCTGAGAAGATAGACATTAATGTCATCGTACAAG GTAAACAATCGGCAAACGTGGTAATTTTGGAACATCCAAGTAACTATGGTGATACTGCTCTCATACAGTGCAATGTCTCATCGGAAATTCACGGAGAGCCAAGGTGGACTTTAAATCAAAAACGTCTTCAG ATCAATGGAAAGAGTTATCTCTACCCAGGACCGGGTAAGACACTGCGATTTGATAGTTTCCATCTAGAGTACCAGGGTAGCTATTCCTGTATCATTGAAGAGGATTGCTACATCATAGAGAGTCAACCAATAACACTGGCAG ttacATCAGCTGTAGATCCATCACAACTTACATCACCACATCCATTGAACAACAATACAGCAGGGACTCACAGTGGAAAAGAAGACACTAATGTATTGATAGGAGTTCTAGTGTCTGTCATTGCCGGTGTTTTAGGCATTTTAGCAATTATTGCAATTTATAGGTGTTTGAAAGACGGAGGCAATGTTAAGCTGTGCAGAAGAGACTACCAAAGACAACAACAGGAAGAACCTCAGGTTGGAGGAAACGTAGATGAAGAAGAAGAGATGAACGATGTAGAAAATGTCCGCTTTTCTCATCCC ATACAAGAACAATCATTCGTTGTATACCGAAAGCCGAGTGTAGTTAAAGTGGCCGTGGAAGCTGACTCTTATACA TCTCCTAATTCAGACAATGGACCAAAGGAAGGAGTGGTTGAAGAAGACGCAATTGCAAGTCCTCTACAAGACAGTGACACTCAA GTACAGGGGAATTCAAAGTTGAAAGTTCGTAAAACTAGTGTTGACAGGAGAAAATTTCTGGAGGAGGGCTATCAAAAC ATACAGTCGCCAGAGGTCGCTTTAGTTAACGTTAATGTCAACGTCAAAGTGGATGGAAAAGGAAATAACAATGAAAAACAGCCAACTAAGGAGGAGGGAAAACAGACAGAG TCCCAAGACAGTGTTGATGGTCCAAACAAGTCCTTGATAGATCCATTCCTCAACTTTCTTCTGGAGCTATCGGATGACATAAGGGATG GCGAATTAAATAAACTGAAGCACGTTTTACAAATGTCAGTACCAAAGGGGATCGCTGAAGCTATAACGGAGCCTTACGCCTTGTTCAATAAGATGGTGGAATTGGGTGTTCTAAAACAGACAGATACTAAAGTTCTTGAAGAAGCACTAACTAAAATTGGGAGAAAGGATCTTGCTGACAGGCTCTCGACATGGAAGTAA